One Anaerohalosphaeraceae bacterium genomic region harbors:
- a CDS encoding glycoside hydrolase family 43 protein — protein sequence MKLFLPLFSIALGLFLFPAVCDAAADLTLQDFRAHDPFILPDSKSQTYYLYTSVTSGALPRDRAGVVAYTSKDLEKWQGPKVIFEVPKDGWANPAHGAWAPEVHLYKEKYYLFVTLHNRDKRLPMGPRSRQTTHMRGTQIFVSDSPEGPFKPLADRPTAPPERMTLDGTLFIEDGKPWLVYCHEWIQITDGTIEAVPLKDDLSIAVGEPVLLFRGSDAPWIQPWQAEPNDPPRNFVTDGPFFWRTKTGRLLMLWSSWIQDGQYAQALAYSLSGRLIGPWRQLPPLLTDNSGHGMIFKTFDGRLMLVVHHPTMSPQSRARLYELEDTGDTLKILHPPSP from the coding sequence ATGAAATTGTTTTTGCCGTTGTTCAGCATCGCGCTGGGCCTGTTTTTGTTTCCAGCCGTCTGCGATGCAGCCGCTGACCTGACTTTGCAGGATTTTCGCGCCCACGACCCCTTCATTCTCCCCGATTCCAAAAGCCAAACCTACTACCTCTACACCTCTGTTACTTCCGGCGCTTTGCCGCGTGACCGGGCCGGCGTCGTTGCTTACACCAGCAAAGACCTCGAAAAATGGCAGGGTCCCAAAGTCATCTTTGAAGTTCCCAAAGACGGATGGGCCAACCCCGCCCACGGCGCCTGGGCCCCGGAAGTGCACCTCTACAAAGAGAAATACTACCTGTTTGTTACCCTCCACAATCGTGATAAACGGCTTCCGATGGGCCCCCGCAGTCGGCAAACCACCCATATGCGGGGCACACAGATTTTTGTCAGCGACAGCCCCGAAGGCCCGTTTAAGCCCCTTGCAGACCGCCCGACCGCCCCGCCGGAACGAATGACGCTGGATGGAACCCTTTTTATCGAAGACGGCAAACCTTGGCTGGTGTATTGCCACGAATGGATTCAGATTACGGACGGGACCATTGAAGCGGTTCCGCTCAAAGACGACCTGTCCATTGCCGTCGGCGAACCCGTTCTGCTGTTTCGCGGTTCCGACGCCCCCTGGATACAGCCCTGGCAGGCCGAACCGAATGACCCGCCGCGAAATTTTGTCACCGATGGACCATTCTTCTGGCGGACGAAAACCGGGCGGCTCCTGATGCTCTGGTCCAGCTGGATTCAGGATGGTCAATATGCCCAGGCCCTGGCCTATTCTCTCTCCGGACGGCTCATCGGTCCCTGGCGGCAGCTTCCGCCGCTCCTGACCGACAACAGCGGCCATGGCATGATATTTAAAACCTTTGACGGCCGGCTGATGCTCGTTGTCCACCATCCTACAATGAGCCCCCAGTCCCGGGCGCGACTGTACGAACTTGAAGACACCGGAGATACACTCAAAATCCTCCATCCCCCTTCTCCATAA
- a CDS encoding amino acid permease: METERKELARPLGGFEVFSLAAGAMISSGLFILPAVIYPYAGPGIVLSYLLASLLILPSVFAKAELTSAMPRSGGTYFYAERSFGTLWGIFTGLANWLSLTLKSAFAIVGLTLFMKLAARTVWGAEIPPWLLDILAVACCAVFGVMNLFSVKSAAWFQNLLVLFLLAVLAGFVLWGSRFVTLARLSPFLPGGWKSVFWTSGFVFISFGGLTSVDNVAEEVRRAGKVLAGAVLAAWAVVSFLYTAVVFTAVGVLDGPVLQNSPMPLSAAADQFAGIAGFVLLTLAAVAAFLTTANGGLLAASRCPMSMSRDHLLPAFISRVHPRFQTPYVSILLTCTFMTVALVALNLEELVKTASTLMILLFILDNASIIVMRESRIQSYRPDFRAPLYPYLQILTILLYCLLLLDMGAVPLSICGVFLLFSAAWYILYARPRSRRESALAHIVQRITDKPLKSATLETELREILLQRDEVSEDRFDKLIRRCPILDLQDAPKADEVFHQIAGLLSARLGLEEERLFRQFLQREQEGSTIIHPGIAVPHVIVEGRGLFDIVLVRAEKGVLFPHSSEPVTAIFALVGSKDERNFHLRALTAVAQIIQHKDFSRRWKEAPNSEGLRNIFLLTERKREHPETS; encoded by the coding sequence ATGGAAACAGAAAGAAAAGAACTTGCCAGACCCTTGGGGGGCTTCGAGGTTTTTTCGTTAGCCGCCGGCGCCATGATCAGCTCCGGACTGTTTATCCTCCCCGCTGTTATTTACCCCTACGCCGGACCGGGCATTGTGCTCTCTTATCTGCTGGCCTCTCTGCTGATTTTGCCCAGTGTTTTTGCTAAAGCGGAGCTGACCAGCGCAATGCCTCGCTCCGGCGGAACCTATTTTTACGCCGAACGAAGCTTCGGCACACTCTGGGGAATTTTCACCGGGCTGGCCAACTGGCTTTCGCTGACCCTGAAAAGCGCCTTTGCAATCGTTGGACTTACCCTTTTTATGAAATTGGCTGCCCGGACGGTTTGGGGAGCAGAAATCCCGCCGTGGCTGCTGGACATCCTGGCCGTGGCCTGCTGTGCCGTGTTCGGCGTCATGAACCTGTTCAGCGTCAAATCCGCCGCCTGGTTTCAAAATCTTCTGGTCCTGTTTCTGCTGGCTGTCCTGGCGGGATTTGTCCTCTGGGGAAGCCGCTTTGTGACACTGGCGCGGCTTAGTCCATTTCTGCCGGGGGGATGGAAATCGGTGTTTTGGACCTCCGGGTTTGTCTTTATCAGCTTCGGCGGCCTGACCAGTGTGGACAATGTCGCCGAGGAAGTCAGGCGTGCCGGAAAAGTTCTTGCCGGAGCCGTTTTGGCCGCCTGGGCGGTTGTTTCTTTCCTCTATACGGCCGTCGTGTTCACGGCCGTCGGTGTTTTGGATGGACCGGTCTTGCAGAACAGTCCTATGCCGCTGTCCGCTGCCGCCGATCAATTTGCCGGAATAGCAGGGTTTGTCCTGCTGACCCTGGCGGCCGTGGCGGCGTTTTTAACAACCGCCAACGGCGGGCTGCTCGCGGCGTCGCGCTGTCCGATGTCCATGAGCCGGGACCACCTGCTTCCGGCCTTCATCAGCCGAGTCCATCCGCGTTTTCAAACGCCCTACGTGAGCATCCTTTTGACCTGTACCTTTATGACCGTCGCTCTGGTGGCTCTCAACCTCGAAGAACTGGTCAAAACCGCTTCTACCCTGATGATTCTTCTGTTTATTCTCGACAACGCCAGCATTATCGTGATGCGGGAAAGCCGTATCCAGAGTTATCGTCCCGACTTCCGGGCACCGTTGTATCCCTATCTGCAAATTCTCACCATCCTCCTGTATTGTCTGCTTTTGCTGGACATGGGAGCAGTCCCGCTGTCCATCTGCGGAGTTTTTCTGCTCTTCAGCGCCGCCTGGTACATTCTCTACGCACGCCCCCGGAGCCGCCGGGAATCCGCCCTGGCGCATATCGTTCAGCGAATCACCGACAAACCCCTCAAATCCGCCACACTCGAAACGGAACTTCGGGAAATTCTCCTCCAGAGAGATGAGGTCAGTGAAGACCGTTTTGACAAACTGATTCGTCGATGTCCCATTCTCGACTTACAAGATGCCCCGAAGGCCGATGAGGTTTTTCATCAAATCGCCGGTCTCTTATCGGCTCGGCTGGGACTTGAGGAAGAACGCCTTTTCCGGCAATTTCTCCAGCGGGAGCAGGAGGGTTCAACAATTATTCATCCCGGCATCGCTGTGCCGCATGTGATTGTGGAAGGCCGCGGACTGTTCGACATCGTTCTCGTACGAGCCGAAAAGGGGGTGCTTTTTCCGCATTCTTCGGAGCCGGTTACGGCGATTTTTGCACTGGTCGGCTCCAAAGACGAACGCAATTTTCATCTGCGTGCTCTGACGGCCGTTGCCCAGATTATCCAGCACAAAGACTTCAGCCGACGATGGAAAGAAGCCCCCAACAGTGAGGGCCTGCGGAACATCTTTCTGCTGACAGAGCGAAAGCGGGAGCACCCCGAAACCAGCTGA
- a CDS encoding ferredoxin family protein, with amino-acid sequence MPQIRFYAEHCKGCGLCVLVCPHQNIRISEDLNEHGHPFAVLADPARCTYCALCGRMCPDTAIEIIEGKNGPQENSKEAAE; translated from the coding sequence ATGCCTCAGATTCGCTTTTATGCAGAGCATTGTAAGGGATGCGGTTTGTGCGTGCTGGTTTGTCCCCATCAGAACATTCGAATATCGGAAGATTTGAATGAGCACGGCCATCCATTTGCTGTGCTGGCGGACCCGGCCCGGTGCACGTATTGTGCCCTGTGCGGACGAATGTGTCCCGATACGGCGATTGAAATCATTGAGGGCAAAAACGGTCCCCAAGAGAATTCCAAAGAGGCGGCGGAGTAG
- a CDS encoding 3-methyl-2-oxobutanoate dehydrogenase subunit VorB, whose translation MSEKILLKGNELLVEAAIEAGCRFYAGYPITPQNEVPERMSWRMPQAGGVFVQAESEVAAINMLFGASAAGARCMTSSSSPGISLKQEGISYIAAAELPCVIVNMQRGGPGLGNIRASQGDYFQSVKGGGHGDYRLIVLTPATLQELYDLTLNAFDYADFYRNPVMILGDGILGQMAEPVEAHPYRPIFKLPPKDYVLDGCRGRAPRVIRTLFLHPSDALVQHNLRLQKKYAKMQREISLYEEFETADADVVVTAYGIPGRVAKGAVKRARREGLKAGLIRPLCVWPFPVQPYQNAAKQAKAFLVVEMSHGQFIEDVKLAIECRRPVAFLGKGGGWYPSEEEILEQIRHLAAAHSKGLKTQRKS comes from the coding sequence ATGTCGGAAAAAATTCTTTTAAAAGGGAATGAACTGCTGGTTGAAGCCGCGATAGAAGCGGGCTGCCGGTTTTATGCGGGGTACCCGATTACGCCGCAGAATGAGGTGCCGGAGCGGATGTCTTGGCGGATGCCGCAGGCCGGGGGCGTGTTTGTGCAGGCCGAAAGTGAAGTCGCGGCTATTAATATGCTCTTTGGGGCCTCGGCGGCCGGCGCCCGCTGCATGACCAGTTCCTCCTCGCCCGGCATCAGTCTCAAGCAGGAGGGCATCAGTTATATTGCCGCGGCGGAGCTGCCCTGCGTAATTGTCAATATGCAGCGGGGCGGGCCCGGTCTGGGAAACATCCGCGCTTCGCAGGGGGATTACTTTCAATCCGTCAAAGGCGGGGGACACGGCGATTATCGCCTGATTGTCCTGACGCCGGCGACCCTTCAGGAACTGTATGATTTGACGCTGAATGCGTTTGATTATGCGGATTTTTACCGCAATCCGGTGATGATTCTGGGGGATGGGATTTTAGGGCAGATGGCGGAGCCGGTGGAAGCGCATCCCTATCGGCCGATTTTCAAGCTTCCCCCGAAGGATTATGTTCTGGACGGCTGCCGGGGCAGAGCTCCTCGTGTTATTCGAACGCTGTTTCTGCATCCATCGGATGCCCTTGTCCAGCACAATCTTCGCCTTCAGAAAAAATATGCAAAAATGCAGCGGGAAATTTCTCTCTATGAGGAATTTGAAACCGCCGATGCGGACGTGGTTGTTACGGCATACGGCATTCCCGGTCGGGTAGCCAAAGGAGCTGTTAAGAGGGCTCGACGGGAAGGCCTGAAAGCCGGTCTGATACGTCCTTTATGTGTCTGGCCGTTTCCCGTACAGCCCTATCAGAATGCGGCAAAACAGGCGAAAGCATTTCTGGTGGTTGAAATGAGCCATGGGCAATTTATTGAGGATGTAAAACTGGCTATTGAATGCCGGCGGCCTGTTGCCTTTTTGGGCAAAGGCGGCGGATGGTATCCGTCCGAAGAGGAGATTCTGGAGCAAATCCGTCACCTTGCTGCGGCCCATTCGAAGGGGCTCAAGACCCAGAGGAAGTCATAA